The following proteins come from a genomic window of Campylobacter coli 76339:
- a CDS encoding ABC-type tungstate transport system, permease protein: protein MDYILEGFTQALFLLFNADESVISAIKTTLFSSSVSIILSLIVGFPLGFALGFFEFKTKRFIKLIVDTSLSFPTVAVGLILYALISSRGPLGDLGLLFTVKALILGQFILALPIVIALFSNLIENMNKKHFLLIKSLHLSPLKLVMTIIYELRFALVSVVALAYGRIVAEVGVAMIVGGNIKYDTRTITTAISLETNKGEFASGIALALVLIFIAFILNFIIHKLKRY from the coding sequence TTGGATTATATTTTAGAAGGCTTTACTCAAGCTTTATTTTTACTTTTTAACGCTGATGAAAGCGTTATTTCTGCAATCAAAACAACACTTTTTAGCTCTAGTGTTTCTATCATTTTATCTTTGATTGTGGGGTTTCCTTTGGGTTTTGCTTTAGGTTTTTTTGAATTTAAAACGAAGCGTTTTATAAAACTTATAGTCGATACTAGTCTTTCTTTTCCTACAGTTGCAGTCGGACTTATACTCTATGCTTTGATTTCAAGTAGAGGTCCCTTGGGAGATTTGGGCTTGCTTTTTACTGTAAAAGCATTGATTTTAGGGCAATTTATTTTAGCGCTTCCTATCGTTATCGCGCTTTTTTCCAATCTGATAGAAAATATGAATAAAAAGCATTTTTTACTTATCAAATCTTTACACTTAAGTCCTTTAAAGCTTGTGATGACTATCATTTATGAATTGCGCTTTGCTCTTGTAAGTGTTGTAGCCTTAGCTTATGGTAGGATAGTTGCTGAAGTAGGAGTAGCAATGATAGTGGGTGGAAATATCAAATACGACACAAGAACCATCACCACAGCTATTTCCCTTGAAACCAACAAAGGCGAATTTGCTAGTGGTATCGCTCTTGCTTTGGTGTTGATTTTCATCGCTTTTATTTTAAATTTTATTATACACAAACTCAAAAGATATTAG
- a CDS encoding ABC-type tungstate transport system, periplasmic binding protein, with amino-acid sequence MKKIISLALALALSASAAELRMATTTSTDNTGLLDALKPLYEKESGNTLKWVAVGTGAALKMGEDCNADVLFVHSPKAEKDFVNKGFGVDRTPVMYNDFIIIADKSLASKFKDKTLKESLELIKNEKLTFISRGDKSGTDNKEKALWKNLGGVPEKESWYQQSGQGMLASIKIAEEKKGVILTDRGTYIKYEANEKGNPNLVIVNEGDDNLKNFYSIIATNPKHCKNVNYTEASKFIKWVTSDKTLNVISEFKLLNKPLFIVDAKTRKD; translated from the coding sequence ATGAAAAAAATTATTTCTTTAGCTCTTGCCTTGGCTTTAAGTGCAAGCGCAGCAGAGCTTAGAATGGCAACTACGACAAGTACTGACAACACAGGGCTTTTAGATGCTTTAAAACCGCTCTATGAAAAAGAAAGTGGCAATACCTTAAAATGGGTTGCAGTAGGAACGGGTGCGGCTTTAAAAATGGGTGAAGATTGTAATGCTGATGTGCTTTTTGTACACTCTCCAAAAGCAGAAAAAGACTTTGTAAACAAAGGCTTTGGTGTAGATAGAACACCTGTAATGTATAATGATTTTATCATTATCGCGGATAAATCTTTAGCTTCTAAATTTAAAGATAAAACTTTAAAAGAAAGTTTAGAGCTTATCAAAAATGAAAAACTCACTTTCATCTCAAGAGGCGATAAATCAGGTACTGACAACAAAGAAAAAGCTCTTTGGAAAAATCTTGGTGGTGTGCCTGAAAAAGAAAGCTGGTATCAACAAAGCGGACAAGGAATGCTAGCAAGCATTAAAATCGCGGAAGAAAAAAAGGGTGTGATCTTGACTGATCGTGGTACCTATATCAAATACGAAGCCAATGAAAAAGGCAATCCTAATTTAGTGATCGTAAATGAAGGCGATGACAATCTTAAAAATTTCTACTCTATAATCGCTACCAACCCAAAACATTGTAAAAATGTAAATTACACAGAAGCTAGCAAATTTATCAAATGGGTAACAAGCGATAAAACTTTAAATGTTATCAGTGAGTTTAAACTTCTTAATAAACCTTTATTTATAGTGGATGCAAAAACAAGAAAAGATTAA
- a CDS encoding Possible bacterioferritin — protein sequence MSVTKQLLQMQADAHHLWVKFHNYHWNVKGLQFYSIHEHTEKAYEEMAELFDDCAERALQLGEKAITCQKTLMENAKSPKVEKDCFTPVEVMELIKKDYEYLLAEFKKLNEEAEKASDTTTAAFAQENIAKYEKSLWMLSSALQNTCQM from the coding sequence ATGTCAGTAACAAAACAATTATTACAAATGCAAGCAGATGCTCATCATTTATGGGTTAAATTTCACAATTATCATTGGAATGTTAAGGGTTTACAGTTTTATTCAATTCATGAGCATACAGAAAAAGCTTATGAAGAAATGGCAGAACTTTTTGATGATTGTGCAGAAAGAGCTTTACAACTTGGCGAAAAAGCTATCACTTGCCAAAAAACTTTAATGGAAAATGCAAAAAGTCCAAAAGTAGAAAAAGATTGTTTCACTCCAGTTGAAGTGATGGAGTTGATTAAAAAAGATTATGAATATCTTTTAGCAGAATTTAAAAAATTAAATGAAGAAGCTGAAAAAGCTAGCGATACTACCACAGCTGCTTTTGCTCAAGAAAATATAGCAAAATACGAAAAAAGCCTTTGGATGCTTTCTTCAGCTTTGCAAAATACTTGCCAAATGTAA
- a CDS encoding Possible periplasmic protein: MKRIIIFLSLYLLPLFGISEFKNGFGEEYYKLNIEQKRQIFFTKMNAMFDKSFEEIAKERDFVEAFFYNAYKNGFRNSNQNNLERLIDLKNKYRVENLYDFEEYKKRIQKIPKSMGIAQALVESATGTSRFAREANNLFGEWTWGEKGLIPDLRDPDKKHKIRIFDNLQDSVDSYVLNLNRHFAYEEFRNERAKFESEGKEITGLEAIKTLDSYSERKGYYINIVTKIIQRYDLERYDTPNSF, translated from the coding sequence TTGAAGCGGATTATAATTTTTCTTAGTCTTTATTTACTCCCCCTTTTTGGCATTAGCGAATTTAAAAATGGCTTTGGGGAGGAGTATTACAAACTCAATATAGAGCAAAAAAGACAAATATTTTTTACCAAAATGAATGCAATGTTTGATAAAAGTTTTGAAGAAATAGCTAAAGAAAGGGATTTTGTAGAAGCTTTTTTTTATAACGCATATAAAAATGGGTTTAGAAATTCAAACCAAAACAATCTAGAAAGACTGATCGATCTTAAAAACAAATATCGTGTTGAAAATCTTTATGATTTTGAAGAATACAAAAAACGTATTCAAAAAATTCCAAAATCCATGGGTATAGCCCAAGCTTTGGTAGAAAGTGCCACAGGGACCAGTCGTTTTGCAAGAGAGGCAAATAATCTTTTTGGAGAATGGACTTGGGGAGAAAAGGGCTTAATCCCTGATCTAAGAGATCCTGATAAAAAACATAAAATTAGAATTTTTGATAACTTGCAAGATAGTGTGGATTCTTATGTGCTGAATTTAAATCGACATTTTGCTTATGAAGAATTTCGTAACGAAAGAGCTAAATTCGAAAGCGAAGGTAAAGAAATCACAGGACTAGAAGCTATCAAAACTTTGGATTCTTACTCCGAGCGCAAGGGCTATTATATCAATATCGTTACTAAAATCATCCAACGATACGATCTTGAACGATACGATACTCCAAATTCTTTTTAA
- a CDS encoding Diaminopimelate epimerase, producing MKLYKYCASGNDFVIMNASEKKDRSALAKELCNRYEGIGADGFIVILPHEKYDFEWEFYNNDGSTASMCGNGSRAAAHFAHHINGIKPHMAFLTGAGIIKANVDNNSVEVSLGKIKNIQDAFSECEKSWQLCDTGVPHLVHFCENLDEFDLKLCKQMREKYNANVNFVKVENDNTLKVRTFERGVEDETQACGTGMGACFYLAFLNKKIHNQARIIPKSGEEVSFKYENEELFFKGKVRYCFEADYNFS from the coding sequence GTGAAGCTTTATAAATATTGTGCGAGTGGCAATGATTTTGTCATAATGAATGCAAGTGAAAAAAAAGACAGAAGTGCTTTAGCTAAAGAACTTTGCAATCGTTATGAAGGCATAGGCGCAGATGGCTTTATAGTGATTTTACCTCATGAAAAATACGATTTTGAATGGGAATTTTACAACAATGATGGCTCAACAGCCTCAATGTGTGGAAATGGCTCAAGAGCAGCAGCACATTTTGCACATCATATAAACGGCATTAAGCCTCATATGGCTTTTCTTACCGGAGCAGGAATTATAAAAGCAAATGTTGATAACAACAGCGTAGAAGTTTCTTTGGGTAAAATAAAAAATATACAAGATGCCTTTAGTGAGTGCGAAAAAAGCTGGCAACTTTGCGATACAGGGGTTCCGCATTTAGTACATTTTTGTGAAAATTTGGATGAGTTTGATCTTAAGCTTTGCAAACAAATGAGAGAAAAATATAATGCAAATGTGAATTTTGTAAAAGTTGAAAACGACAATACTTTAAAAGTTCGCACTTTTGAAAGAGGTGTAGAGGATGAAACGCAAGCATGTGGCACAGGCATGGGAGCTTGTTTTTATCTTGCATTCTTAAACAAAAAAATTCATAATCAAGCTAGAATCATCCCAAAAAGCGGTGAAGAGGTGAGTTTTAAATACGAAAATGAAGAATTATTTTTCAAGGGAAAAGTGAGATATTGCTTTGAAGCGGATTATAATTTTTCTTAG
- a CDS encoding UTP--glucose-1-phosphate uridylyltransferase, whose product MLQTCIFPAAGYGTRFLPATKTLPKEMLPILTKPLIHYGVDEALEAGMDSMGFITGRGKRALEDYFDISYELEHQISGTNKEYLLNDIRSLIHRCTFTFTRQNEMRGLGDAVLKGKHLTDDEAFGVILADDLCINEEGVNVMAQMVKIYEKYRCTIIAVMEVPKEQVSSYGVIAGNFVEEDLIMVNSMIEKPSPQEAPSNLAIIGRYILTPDIFGILENTKAGKNGEIQLTDALLTQATNGMILAYKFKGKRFDCGSVEGFVEATNYFYEKSKC is encoded by the coding sequence ATGCTTCAAACTTGTATTTTTCCTGCAGCAGGATATGGGACTAGATTTTTACCTGCAACTAAAACTTTACCTAAAGAGATGCTGCCTATACTTACTAAACCTTTGATTCATTATGGAGTAGATGAAGCTTTAGAAGCGGGTATGGATAGCATGGGCTTTATTACAGGACGCGGGAAGAGAGCTTTGGAGGATTATTTTGATATTTCTTATGAACTTGAGCATCAAATTTCAGGCACAAATAAAGAGTATTTACTTAATGACATTCGCTCTTTAATCCATCGTTGTACTTTTACTTTTACAAGACAAAATGAAATGCGCGGACTTGGCGATGCAGTGTTAAAAGGTAAGCATCTAACAGATGATGAAGCCTTTGGTGTGATTTTGGCTGATGATTTATGTATCAACGAAGAGGGTGTGAATGTAATGGCACAAATGGTTAAAATTTATGAAAAATATCGTTGCACCATTATAGCTGTTATGGAAGTTCCAAAAGAGCAGGTATCAAGCTACGGGGTAATTGCAGGAAATTTTGTAGAAGAAGATTTAATCATGGTGAATTCAATGATAGAAAAACCATCCCCTCAAGAAGCTCCAAGTAATCTTGCCATCATAGGAAGATACATTTTAACTCCTGATATTTTTGGAATTTTAGAAAATACTAAAGCAGGAAAAAATGGAGAAATTCAACTCACAGATGCACTTTTAACCCAGGCAACTAATGGTATGATTTTAGCTTATAAATTTAAAGGAAAACGCTTTGATTGTGGAAGTGTAGAGGGCTTTGTAGAAGCTACAAATTATTTCTATGAGAAAAGTAAATGCTAA
- a CDS encoding ABC-type tungstate transport system, ATP-binding protein: MIELCNFKFNYGQKNILNIKHLCLDTDKISVLMGSNGSGKSTLLRVLKFLEGEFENITYFGNKHLNSDEKRQIYLLFPEPIFLNRSVEKNFYFLLKTYKLDSQEIKKRLEEVLNLLEIDRSLLKKYPSELSSGQGQKIAFALALSVRAKYYLLDEPSAFLDKDTMILFKKAILYMQKTYKSGFLIASHDKNFLDSLAQKKYYLHAGEILEFENTNIFELENKGVNFSNFVDFSMCKNYICKDEIPNKIAIDPYRISFLYPDDFSKQAFDFTLQKCIIIALRTRKEFVFIRVECGGKILEFALELNRFKQEKLSLYQELCLAFNEEAICFLN, encoded by the coding sequence ATGATAGAACTTTGTAATTTTAAATTTAATTATGGACAAAAAAATATTTTAAATATCAAACATTTATGCTTAGATACTGATAAAATCAGTGTTTTAATGGGTTCAAATGGAAGTGGGAAATCTACACTTTTAAGAGTGCTGAAATTTCTTGAAGGAGAATTTGAAAATATCACTTATTTTGGAAATAAGCATTTAAATTCAGATGAAAAGCGCCAAATTTACTTATTATTTCCCGAGCCTATTTTTTTAAATCGCAGTGTAGAAAAAAATTTTTATTTTTTGTTAAAAACTTATAAATTAGACAGCCAAGAGATTAAAAAACGCCTTGAAGAGGTTTTAAATTTACTTGAAATTGATAGAAGTTTGTTAAAAAAATATCCTAGCGAGCTTTCATCTGGGCAAGGACAAAAGATAGCATTTGCTTTAGCTTTAAGCGTTAGAGCGAAGTATTATTTACTTGATGAGCCGAGTGCTTTTTTGGATAAGGATACGATGATATTGTTTAAAAAAGCTATTTTATATATGCAAAAGACATATAAAAGTGGTTTTTTAATCGCTAGTCATGATAAAAATTTCTTAGATTCTTTGGCGCAAAAAAAATATTATTTGCACGCAGGAGAAATTTTAGAATTTGAAAATACAAATATTTTTGAATTAGAAAATAAAGGTGTGAATTTTAGTAATTTTGTAGATTTTAGTATGTGTAAAAACTATATCTGTAAAGATGAAATTCCAAACAAAATAGCTATCGATCCTTATAGAATTTCTTTTTTATATCCTGATGATTTTTCCAAACAAGCATTTGATTTTACACTTCAAAAATGTATCATTATAGCGCTTCGAACAAGAAAAGAATTTGTTTTTATCAGAGTAGAATGTGGGGGTAAAATTTTAGAATTTGCTCTAGAATTAAACCGGTTTAAGCAAGAAAAACTAAGCTTGTATCAAGAACTTTGCTTAGCTTTTAATGAAGAGGCTATTTGTTTCTTAAATTAA
- a CDS encoding Putative helix-turn-helix containsing protein yields the protein MKVLNFFYENHPKFETSYERKVQIPLCNIIIKGPKFSGKKTLIFNYLSQFKPNEILFLNLHDTRFENQSLEHLPNFLEKNAQIKFLCIYNVDFTLNLQDMKIPIIISTDKKDLHIEGFQELELDYFDFEEFVSISRKNLPINNLVGLFLQSGRSKLGEKNILLKQNFNTLELEILKYLALNLGQQISISKLFLELKKKLKTSKDSVYHTIKELKNTYIIHPISHDEKKLQKIYFRDFGLRNNLCIQKDFAHLFENLILNELFKFKQEFFYNKFFTFYSKVSKIAYISSPTLDIDLIKLRAKKILSKSLELGIFHVVFITLSSEDSFFEQGVKFEVLPFDKFSLGF from the coding sequence TTGAAGGTATTGAATTTTTTTTATGAAAATCATCCCAAATTTGAAACAAGTTATGAAAGAAAGGTGCAAATTCCTCTTTGTAATATCATCATCAAAGGGCCAAAATTTAGTGGTAAAAAAACCTTGATTTTTAATTATTTGTCCCAATTTAAACCCAATGAAATTTTGTTTTTAAATTTGCATGATACTCGTTTTGAAAACCAAAGTTTAGAACATCTTCCAAATTTTTTAGAAAAAAATGCCCAGATAAAATTTCTTTGCATTTATAATGTTGATTTTACCTTAAATTTACAAGATATGAAAATTCCTATCATCATCAGTACAGATAAAAAAGATTTGCATATCGAAGGATTTCAAGAGCTTGAGCTTGATTATTTTGACTTTGAAGAATTTGTAAGTATCAGTAGAAAAAACTTACCGATAAACAATCTAGTGGGACTTTTTTTACAAAGTGGGCGTAGTAAATTAGGTGAAAAAAATATACTTTTAAAGCAAAATTTCAACACCCTAGAGCTTGAAATTTTAAAATACCTAGCTTTAAATTTAGGACAGCAAATCAGTATTTCCAAGCTTTTTTTAGAGCTCAAAAAAAAGCTAAAAACATCTAAAGATAGCGTTTATCACACCATAAAAGAGCTTAAAAATACCTATATCATTCATCCTATAAGCCATGATGAAAAAAAGCTTCAAAAAATTTATTTTAGAGATTTTGGCCTAAGAAACAATCTATGCATACAAAAAGATTTTGCCCATTTGTTTGAAAATCTTATTTTAAATGAGCTTTTCAAATTTAAACAAGAATTTTTTTACAATAAATTTTTTACATTTTACAGCAAGGTTTCAAAAATCGCATATATTTCTAGTCCGACACTGGATATAGACTTGATCAAATTACGCGCTAAGAAAATTCTTTCTAAGAGTTTGGAACTTGGAATTTTTCATGTAGTTTTCATCACTCTTTCGAGCGAAGATAGCTTTTTTGAGCAAGGGGTGAAATTTGAAGTTTTACCTTTTGATAAATTTTCACTCGGCTTTTAG
- a CDS encoding membrane protein, producing MDRSKYLFILLVIAMFLWGSSWPTSKILANYTDTSIITFWRFFFVVLGSFFVLSFLKIPLKIEKTALKWVLIAGVLNGLYAFVFFIAIKHGLAGKGGVLVTTMIPIFSYLIFMIAIFFQKNKKSTHKITKSEILGLFLGLISGLCLLNLGSMEELLGKFNALFLSCAFIWALMAVFTHKAKGTHPLAINFYINLMSLLMFSWVLFDFKSYEIFQFDFKFWINLFVVAFLSTVVGTSIYYYGIHILGSVKANSFVLITPASALIC from the coding sequence ATGGATCGTTCAAAATATTTATTTATCTTGCTTGTTATTGCTATGTTTTTATGGGGTTCTTCATGGCCAACATCTAAGATTTTGGCAAATTATACGGATACTTCTATTATTACCTTTTGGCGTTTTTTCTTTGTTGTATTGGGTTCATTTTTTGTTTTAAGCTTCTTAAAAATTCCTCTTAAAATCGAAAAAACTGCCTTAAAATGGGTATTGATAGCAGGAGTTTTAAACGGGCTTTATGCCTTTGTGTTTTTTATCGCTATAAAGCATGGCTTGGCGGGCAAAGGAGGGGTTTTAGTAACTACTATGATTCCTATATTTTCTTATTTGATATTTATGATAGCGATATTTTTTCAAAAAAATAAAAAATCAACTCACAAGATCACAAAGAGTGAAATTCTAGGCTTATTTTTAGGTTTGATTTCAGGGCTTTGTTTGCTAAATTTAGGTTCTATGGAAGAGCTTTTGGGTAAGTTTAATGCTTTGTTTTTAAGCTGTGCTTTTATATGGGCTTTAATGGCTGTTTTTACCCATAAAGCAAAAGGAACTCATCCTTTGGCGATTAATTTTTATATCAATCTTATGTCGTTATTGATGTTTTCATGGGTATTGTTTGATTTTAAAAGTTATGAGATCTTTCAATTTGATTTTAAATTTTGGATCAATCTTTTTGTAGTGGCTTTTTTATCTACGGTGGTAGGTACGAGTATATATTATTATGGAATTCATATTTTAGGAAGCGTAAAAGCAAATTCTTTTGTTTTGATCACTCCTGCAAGTGCTTTGATTTGCTAG
- a CDS encoding Glucose-6-phosphate isomerase yields the protein MLNNTLFFKKSEIHTISSYANRINDEVESGDVGYYHLIDTSLTLIDESLNFIQDKEHIKNIVLVGMGGSSCGVKALRDMLFDEKSNQRELFILDNTSSHSLNKTLEKIKLEESLFLIISKTGSTIEVISLFKLLIEHFKLDMQELKKYFVFITDKDSKLHKEGENLGIKCFFIPANVGGRFSILSAVGIVPLCFCGYNAKALLEGAKACFEDFFIHKKDEILQKAYHYCTHKSANINVLFSYSDAFKGFNEWYIQLIAESLGKKQGYKRIGLTPIALIGARDQHSFLQLIMDGPKNKTVTFLKIKDSQKAPVIPDIHFKFLDDLSNKVNLHDLLNAQCDATMHALIAENLSVDMIELEKLDAWHAGYLMYYYELFTSTCGVMLGINTYDQPGVEVGKLILKNILRSQ from the coding sequence ATGCTAAACAATACTCTTTTTTTTAAAAAAAGTGAAATTCACACTATAAGTTCTTATGCAAATCGTATTAATGATGAAGTAGAAAGTGGAGATGTAGGGTATTATCATCTTATTGATACAAGTTTAACTTTAATAGATGAAAGTTTAAATTTCATACAAGATAAGGAACATATAAAAAATATCGTTTTAGTGGGTATGGGTGGTTCAAGTTGTGGCGTTAAGGCTCTGCGCGATATGCTTTTTGATGAAAAAAGTAATCAAAGAGAACTTTTTATACTTGATAATACCAGCTCGCATTCTTTGAATAAGACTTTAGAAAAAATCAAGCTTGAAGAAAGTTTGTTTTTAATCATCAGTAAAACAGGTAGTACTATAGAAGTAATATCGCTTTTTAAGCTTCTTATCGAACATTTTAAGCTTGATATGCAAGAGTTAAAAAAATACTTTGTTTTCATTACAGATAAGGATTCTAAACTACATAAAGAGGGTGAGAATTTAGGTATCAAATGCTTTTTTATCCCTGCAAATGTAGGGGGTCGTTTTAGCATACTTTCGGCTGTGGGTATAGTGCCGCTTTGTTTTTGTGGTTATAATGCTAAAGCTCTTTTAGAAGGAGCTAAAGCGTGTTTTGAAGATTTTTTCATACATAAAAAAGATGAAATTTTACAAAAGGCTTATCATTATTGTACGCATAAAAGTGCCAATATCAATGTACTTTTTTCTTATAGTGATGCTTTTAAGGGTTTTAATGAATGGTATATTCAGCTCATTGCTGAAAGTTTGGGTAAAAAACAAGGTTATAAACGCATAGGCTTAACCCCTATCGCTCTTATAGGAGCAAGGGATCAGCACAGCTTTTTACAACTCATCATGGATGGACCAAAAAATAAAACTGTTACTTTTTTAAAAATCAAAGATAGCCAAAAGGCTCCGGTTATACCTGATATCCATTTTAAATTTTTGGATGATTTGAGTAATAAAGTCAATTTACACGATCTTTTAAACGCTCAATGTGATGCGACAATGCATGCTTTGATTGCTGAAAATTTAAGTGTCGATATGATAGAACTTGAAAAATTAGATGCATGGCATGCGGGATATTTGATGTATTATTATGAGCTTTTTACTTCAACTTGCGGGGTAATGTTAGGAATTAATACTTATGATCAGCCTGGAGTTGAGGTTGGGAAGTTGATTTTAAAAAATATTTTAAGATCGCAGTAA
- a CDS encoding Acetyl-coenzyme A synthetase gives MRYQNTQGLFKPNKQLSRNARIKNLCEYYDLCDEAREDFEGFWKRHALEKIDWFSPFSRVLNDDKAPFYKWFEGGTLNVSYQCLDRHMKTRRNKAAIVFEGEMGDYEVYTYRRLFHEVCKAANLLKRFGVKKGDRVIIYMPMIPETAIIMLACARIGAIHSVVFGGFSPEALRDRIIDAGAKLVVTADGAFRRGKPYMLKPAVDKALSEGCESVEKVLIVIRNNEPIEYIKGRDYVYNELVKNESYKCAPEIMDSEDLLFLLYTSGSTGKPKGVMHASAGYILWAQMTMEWVFDIKDYDNYWCSADVGWITGHTYVIYGPLACGATTIMHEGTPTYPNSGRWWRMIEEYQVSKFYTSPTAIRMLHADAPDEPKKYDLNTLEVLGTVGEPINPSAWQWFYENIGNSKCSIVDTWWQTETGGHMITPLPGATPLKPGCATLPLPGIFAEIIDEEGNVKDVTEDGLLCVTKPWPSMIRGIWGDEKRYIESYFSQAKKEGKPVYFSGDGAFYDENGYITITGRTDDVVNVAGHRIGTAEIESAIAKHPSVAESAVVSVLDAIKGESLFAFVVLNPTSSCDLGGAIETLKELNDILRAEIGPIAKIEKILYTTGLPKTRSGKIMRRILRTIARGEEIKQDISTLEDSGVVQSIIDAAKVGIQ, from the coding sequence ATGCGTTATCAAAATACTCAAGGACTTTTTAAACCCAATAAACAACTTTCTCGCAATGCAAGAATAAAAAATTTATGCGAATATTATGATTTATGTGATGAAGCAAGAGAAGATTTTGAGGGCTTTTGGAAAAGACATGCTCTTGAAAAAATTGATTGGTTTTCGCCTTTTTCTCGTGTTTTAAATGATGATAAGGCTCCATTTTATAAATGGTTTGAGGGTGGGACTTTAAATGTAAGCTATCAATGCTTAGATCGTCATATGAAGACAAGACGCAACAAGGCTGCTATTGTTTTTGAAGGAGAAATGGGTGATTATGAAGTTTATACTTATCGTAGATTGTTTCATGAAGTTTGTAAAGCAGCAAATTTACTTAAGCGCTTTGGTGTAAAAAAAGGCGATAGGGTCATAATTTATATGCCTATGATCCCAGAAACGGCTATTATCATGCTAGCTTGCGCAAGGATTGGAGCTATCCATAGTGTGGTATTTGGAGGCTTTTCGCCTGAAGCTTTAAGAGATAGAATCATAGATGCAGGGGCTAAACTTGTAGTTACCGCCGATGGGGCTTTTCGTCGCGGCAAGCCTTATATGCTAAAACCTGCTGTTGACAAGGCTTTAAGCGAGGGTTGTGAAAGTGTAGAAAAAGTGCTTATAGTCATACGCAATAACGAACCTATAGAATACATAAAAGGAAGAGATTATGTCTATAATGAGTTAGTAAAAAATGAATCTTACAAATGTGCGCCTGAAATTATGGATAGTGAAGATTTGTTATTTTTACTTTACACTTCAGGTTCTACGGGTAAGCCAAAAGGAGTAATGCATGCAAGTGCAGGCTATATACTTTGGGCGCAAATGACTATGGAATGGGTATTTGATATAAAAGATTATGATAATTATTGGTGCAGTGCGGATGTGGGTTGGATCACAGGGCATACTTATGTTATTTATGGGCCTTTAGCATGTGGGGCGACTACTATAATGCATGAAGGAACGCCTACTTATCCAAATTCAGGGCGTTGGTGGAGAATGATAGAAGAGTATCAAGTGAGTAAATTTTACACCTCGCCTACTGCTATAAGAATGCTTCACGCAGATGCTCCAGATGAGCCTAAAAAATATGATTTAAATACTCTTGAAGTGCTTGGAACTGTTGGAGAACCTATCAATCCTAGTGCTTGGCAGTGGTTTTATGAAAATATAGGAAATTCAAAATGCTCCATTGTTGATACTTGGTGGCAAACTGAAACAGGTGGACATATGATAACACCTCTACCCGGAGCTACTCCTTTAAAACCAGGTTGCGCCACCTTGCCTTTGCCTGGAATTTTTGCTGAGATTATCGATGAGGAGGGCAATGTAAAAGATGTGACTGAAGATGGTTTGCTTTGTGTTACCAAACCTTGGCCTTCGATGATTCGTGGAATTTGGGGAGATGAAAAGCGTTATATAGAGAGCTATTTTTCACAAGCAAAGAAAGAAGGAAAGCCGGTTTATTTTAGCGGAGATGGAGCTTTTTATGATGAGAATGGCTATATTACTATCACAGGAAGGACTGATGATGTAGTAAATGTTGCTGGGCACCGCATAGGAACAGCTGAAATAGAAAGCGCTATTGCCAAGCATCCAAGTGTGGCAGAATCAGCAGTTGTAAGTGTGCTTGATGCGATTAAGGGTGAGTCTTTATTTGCCTTTGTGGTTTTAAATCCAACTTCAAGTTGTGATTTAGGAGGAGCCATAGAAACCTTAAAAGAATTAAATGATATTTTAAGAGCAGAGATTGGACCTATAGCTAAGATCGAAAAAATTCTTTATACTACAGGCTTACCTAAAACAAGAAGTGGTAAGATTATGAGAAGAATTTTAAGAACTATAGCAAGAGGTGAAGAAATAAAACAAGATATTTCAACTCTTGAGGATTCAGGAGTGGTTCAAAGCATTATTGATGCAGCTAAAGTAGGAATTCAATAA